In Panacibacter ginsenosidivorans, the following proteins share a genomic window:
- a CDS encoding enoyl-ACP reductase FabI, translating to MSYNLLKGKKGIIFGALDERSIAWKTALRCHEEGAQIVLSNAPVAMRMGEINKLAEKVEAPVVGADATSMDDLKKLFEEATKHFNGGVDFVLHSIGMSLNVRKGKSYTELDYGFNQKTLDISSMSLHRVLRTAWDMDAINEWGSVVALTYIAAQRVFPDYSEMADAKALLESVARSFGYHYGVRKKVRVNTVSQSPTATTAGSGVKGFDGFIDYAQKMSPMGNATGDQCADYCVSLFSDLTRMVTMQNLFHDGGFSFTGVTPEVIAQMGK from the coding sequence ATGTCATACAACTTACTAAAAGGAAAGAAAGGAATAATATTCGGTGCACTTGATGAACGCTCCATTGCGTGGAAAACTGCTTTACGCTGTCACGAAGAAGGCGCACAGATCGTCTTAAGCAATGCACCTGTGGCCATGCGCATGGGCGAGATCAACAAACTGGCTGAAAAAGTAGAAGCGCCTGTTGTTGGCGCCGATGCTACCAGCATGGATGATCTCAAAAAATTATTTGAAGAAGCTACCAAACATTTTAATGGTGGTGTTGATTTTGTATTGCATTCTATTGGTATGAGCCTGAATGTGCGCAAGGGCAAAAGTTATACAGAGCTCGATTATGGTTTTAATCAAAAGACACTTGATATCTCTTCTATGAGTCTGCACCGCGTATTGCGCACGGCATGGGACATGGATGCTATTAACGAATGGGGCAGCGTTGTGGCGCTTACTTATATTGCTGCACAGCGTGTGTTTCCTGATTACAGCGAAATGGCTGATGCAAAAGCATTGCTCGAAAGTGTTGCACGAAGTTTCGGCTATCATTATGGCGTAAGAAAAAAAGTGCGTGTTAATACTGTGTCGCAGTCACCTACCGCAACTACCGCAGGCAGTGGCGTTAAAGGTTTTGATGGATTTATAGATTACGCACAAAAAATGAGTCCAATGGGTAATGCGACCGGTGATCAATGTGCTGATTATTGTGTCTCGCTTTTCAGCGACCTTACACGTATGGTTACCATGCAGAATCTTTTCCATGATGGTGGTTTCAGTTTTACAGGTGTTACACCAGAAGTTATTGCACAGATGGGTAAATAA